One Pleurocapsa sp. PCC 7327 DNA segment encodes these proteins:
- a CDS encoding PAS domain S-box protein, which translates to MLELLQNFFSSRQFIPHGHCYLWKLEIVWLHLLSDSLIALAYYSIPIMLVYFVRQRRDVPFKRIFWMFSAFITACGTTHMMEVWTLWHPTYWLSGTIKAITALVSLYTASELYPLIPQVLSLPSPEQLEIANRALAEKIEERQQAEAEIRKLNADLEQRVSDRTAELEAVSLEAQNYAAQLVLAMDIAQMGAWNWDMKANKVELTVRGRHIFDYNDTEEVTYENWKERVHPNDLERVEALVQKALNDREDYKARYRVIGSDGNVRWVDALGRFYYDAEDRPVRMIGVVSDISDRKLAEEALKKSEERYRVLAENIPPMVWIARPDGVVEYLNQRWLDYTGLQPHETLGWDWQQVLHPDDRLLTFQQWTTSLASGNPYEVQYRLRRYDGEYRWHIGRGIPIRDDRGVITYWFGTCTDIDDRMRAEAVLHEKMTILNAVNQATTTLIFAKDWQGRVLMANPETLRLMGKSENEVLGRTDVDFQIDREQAQQIMEHDRSVMETGQVQVFEEQLSLPEGTRTFLATKSPYRDERGNVIGTIGVATDITERKRAERELQESERRYATLAQLSPVGIFRCDREGNCIYANERWLEIAGLSSEEARGTGWKGALHPDDRERVINEWKQAVEEGQPFYSEYRFQRPDGTISWVLGQALPETEADGQVISYVGTITDITDRKQIEDALRQSEEKRRLTLALTHIGSWDWNIEENILTWNENHFRLLGLRPGEIESSYQTWRDRVHPEDVERVEQALARAVVDRADFEAEYRIIYPNGTVRWLMSKGRGLYDEHRKPIRMLGVVFDISDRKQAEEALRESEDRFRRSILDAPLPIILHAEDGEVLFVNRIWTEITGYAPEDLPTIADWTQRAYGERSQEVKAIIDRLYSLDRSVREGEFTIRTRTGATRIWDFSSAPLGKLPDGRHLVISTALDVTGRKQTEEALRESEEQYRMTFDLAAVGVCHVALDGRWLRFNQKICEITGYSCVELMGMTYQEIIHPDDLETDRNYVRQLVAGEIPNFSMEKRYIRKDGSTVWVNLAVSLAREAVSGDGSGRLGRPKYTIGVVEDISDRKQAELQLQQQASELSQLNAALTQTTSQLAKRNQELDRFVYVVSHDLKAPLRAIANLSQWIEEDLEGQLPEENQYQMELLRQRVYRMESLINGLLQYSRVGRSEVATETVNVGELLDEVLDSLAPPATFTISVPPQTPTIVAKRLLLTQVFANLIGNAIKHHHRPDGRIEITATEKGDYYEFAITDDGPGIAPEYHERIFGIFQTLKANHSHESTGIGLSIVKKIIETEGGEIVLESELDKGATFRFTWPKSKS; encoded by the coding sequence ATGCTAGAACTGTTGCAAAACTTTTTTTCTTCTAGACAGTTTATTCCTCATGGTCACTGCTACCTCTGGAAGTTGGAGATAGTATGGCTCCACCTGTTGTCGGATTCCCTAATCGCGCTAGCTTATTATTCCATTCCGATTATGCTGGTCTACTTCGTGCGCCAGCGACGAGATGTTCCCTTTAAGAGAATTTTCTGGATGTTTAGCGCCTTTATTACTGCCTGCGGCACGACTCATATGATGGAAGTTTGGACGCTCTGGCATCCGACCTATTGGCTTTCCGGAACAATTAAAGCGATTACAGCATTGGTTTCTCTCTACACTGCCTCAGAACTGTATCCCTTAATTCCCCAGGTACTTTCCCTACCGAGTCCCGAACAATTAGAGATTGCCAACCGAGCGCTAGCTGAGAAGATCGAAGAGCGCCAGCAAGCAGAAGCCGAGATCCGCAAGCTTAATGCCGACTTAGAACAACGAGTTAGCGATCGCACTGCCGAGCTTGAGGCTGTTTCACTAGAAGCCCAGAATTATGCTGCCCAACTTGTATTAGCAATGGATATTGCCCAAATGGGAGCTTGGAACTGGGATATGAAAGCCAATAAAGTCGAATTGACGGTTCGAGGCAGACATATTTTTGACTATAACGACACAGAAGAAGTTACCTATGAAAATTGGAAAGAGCGAGTGCATCCTAACGATTTAGAGCGAGTTGAAGCATTAGTTCAAAAAGCTTTGAACGATAGAGAAGACTATAAAGCGCGGTATCGGGTAATTGGGTCGGATGGCAACGTGCGCTGGGTGGATGCATTAGGGCGATTCTACTATGATGCCGAGGATCGTCCGGTGCGGATGATTGGTGTCGTTTCTGATATTAGCGATCGCAAGCTGGCCGAGGAAGCCCTCAAAAAGAGCGAGGAACGCTATCGGGTGCTAGCCGAAAACATTCCGCCAATGGTTTGGATTGCCCGTCCCGATGGGGTTGTGGAATACTTAAACCAGCGCTGGCTCGACTATACAGGACTGCAACCGCACGAAACCCTAGGGTGGGATTGGCAGCAAGTTCTGCATCCCGACGATCGCCTCTTGACTTTCCAGCAGTGGACGACCAGTCTGGCGAGTGGCAACCCCTATGAGGTTCAATATCGCTTGAGACGCTACGATGGCGAGTATCGCTGGCACATCGGGCGGGGCATTCCCATCCGCGACGATCGCGGGGTCATTACTTATTGGTTTGGAACCTGCACCGATATCGACGATCGCATGCGTGCCGAAGCCGTCCTGCACGAAAAAATGACAATCCTGAATGCAGTCAATCAAGCCACGACCACCCTAATCTTTGCCAAAGATTGGCAGGGGCGCGTGCTGATGGCTAATCCAGAGACGCTCCGCTTGATGGGCAAGTCGGAAAATGAAGTTCTCGGTCGCACGGACGTGGATTTCCAGATCGACCGCGAACAGGCACAGCAGATTATGGAACACGATCGCTCGGTGATGGAAACCGGGCAGGTGCAAGTCTTCGAGGAACAATTGAGCTTGCCCGAAGGAACGCGCACGTTTCTGGCGACCAAATCGCCTTATCGAGACGAACGGGGCAATGTCATCGGCACGATCGGCGTAGCAACCGATATCACCGAGCGCAAGCGAGCTGAACGAGAGTTGCAAGAGAGCGAACGTCGCTATGCTACCCTCGCCCAACTATCACCCGTCGGGATCTTTCGCTGCGATCGCGAGGGCAACTGTATTTATGCCAACGAGCGCTGGCTCGAAATCGCCGGACTCTCGTCCGAAGAAGCACGCGGCACGGGTTGGAAGGGCGCGCTTCACCCCGACGATCGCGAGCGAGTCATTAATGAATGGAAGCAAGCGGTTGAAGAAGGTCAGCCTTTTTATTCGGAATATCGCTTCCAACGCCCCGACGGAACGATTAGCTGGGTATTGGGACAAGCACTGCCCGAAACTGAAGCCGACGGTCAAGTTATTAGCTATGTCGGAACGATTACCGATATCACCGATCGCAAGCAAATAGAAGATGCATTGCGCCAGAGCGAGGAAAAGCGTCGATTAACACTAGCTTTAACTCATATCGGTAGTTGGGATTGGAATATTGAGGAAAATATCTTAACTTGGAACGAAAACCATTTCCGGTTGCTGGGATTGCGACCAGGAGAAATAGAAAGCAGCTATCAGACGTGGCGCGATCGCGTTCACCCCGAAGATGTCGAACGGGTCGAGCAAGCCCTTGCCCGTGCCGTGGTCGATCGAGCCGATTTTGAAGCCGAATACCGCATCATCTACCCGAATGGAACCGTTCGTTGGCTGATGAGCAAAGGTCGGGGGCTTTATGACGAGCACAGAAAGCCAATACGGATGCTTGGGGTAGTTTTCGACATCAGCGATCGCAAGCAGGCGGAGGAAGCGCTGCGAGAAAGCGAAGACCGTTTCCGGCGTTCGATTCTCGATGCGCCGCTCCCTATCATTCTCCATGCCGAAGATGGAGAAGTCTTGTTCGTTAACCGTATCTGGACAGAAATAACAGGCTACGCACCAGAAGATCTTCCCACGATCGCCGATTGGACTCAACGCGCCTATGGAGAACGCTCACAAGAGGTCAAAGCTATCATCGATCGCCTTTACAGCTTGGACAGATCGGTCAGAGAGGGAGAATTTACCATCAGAACGCGCACGGGAGCGACCCGCATTTGGGACTTTTCTTCTGCTCCCTTGGGCAAACTGCCCGATGGCAGGCATTTGGTCATCAGTACGGCACTTGACGTGACCGGACGCAAGCAAACCGAAGAAGCGCTGCGAGAGAGCGAAGAACAATATCGCATGACCTTCGATTTGGCAGCGGTTGGCGTTTGTCACGTGGCTCTCGACGGTCGCTGGCTACGATTTAATCAAAAAATTTGCGAAATCACAGGCTATAGCTGTGTGGAGTTGATGGGGATGACCTATCAGGAAATTATCCATCCAGACGACTTGGAAACCGATCGCAATTACGTTCGTCAGTTAGTAGCTGGAGAGATTCCCAATTTTTCGATGGAGAAAAGATACATCCGCAAAGATGGCTCTACCGTTTGGGTCAATCTCGCCGTTTCGCTAGCCCGCGAAGCCGTTTCCGGCGACGGTAGCGGTCGCCTGGGAAGACCGAAATACACGATCGGAGTCGTCGAAGACATCAGCGATCGCAAGCAAGCCGAACTCCAGCTTCAGCAACAAGCAAGCGAACTCAGCCAGTTGAACGCAGCCTTGACGCAAACAACTTCCCAGTTAGCAAAACGCAATCAAGAGCTGGATCGCTTCGTCTACGTCGTCTCGCACGACCTGAAGGCACCGTTGCGAGCGATCGCTAATCTCTCTCAATGGATCGAAGAAGACCTCGAAGGGCAATTGCCCGAAGAAAACCAATACCAGATGGAGCTTCTGCGGCAAAGAGTCTATCGCATGGAGAGCCTCATCAACGGATTACTACAATATTCTCGCGTCGGTCGTAGCGAAGTTGCCACAGAAACCGTGAACGTTGGCGAACTGCTTGACGAGGTACTCGATTCCCTTGCTCCTCCAGCTACTTTTACCATCTCCGTGCCACCCCAGACGCCGACAATCGTCGCTAAACGGCTGCTTCTCACCCAAGTATTTGCCAATCTGATTGGCAATGCCATCAAACACCACCATCGTCCCGACGGGCGCATCGAGATTACTGCTACAGAAAAAGGAGATTACTATGAATTTGCCATAACCGATGACGGACCCGGCATCGCTCCCGAATATCACGAAAGGATTTTTGGCATCTTTCAAACGCTCAAAGCCAATCACTCTCATGAAAGCACCGGAATCGGTTTATCCATTGTTAAAAAAATTATTGAAACCGAGGGGGGCGAGATAGTCCTGGAGTCAGAGTTAGACAAAGGAGCGACTTTCCGCTTTACTTGGCCCAAGTCAAAAAGTTAA
- the rpmA gene encoding 50S ribosomal protein L27, translating to MAHKKGTGSTRNGRDSNAKRLGVKRYGGQLVKAGNILVRQRGTKFHPGNNVGRGSDDTLFALVDGIVTFEYKDRSRKKVSVYPVAQETTVA from the coding sequence ATGGCTCATAAGAAAGGAACTGGTAGTACTCGTAACGGGCGCGACTCCAATGCCAAACGCTTAGGGGTTAAGCGCTATGGCGGTCAGTTGGTCAAAGCTGGTAACATTCTCGTTCGCCAGCGCGGGACTAAATTTCATCCCGGAAACAATGTCGGTAGAGGCAGCGACGATACTCTATTTGCTTTAGTCGATGGGATCGTAACTTTTGAATACAAAGATAGAAGCCGCAAGAAAGTCAGCGTTTATCCTGTTGCCCAGGAAACTACGGTAGCCTAA
- a CDS encoding transglycosylase domain-containing protein, with translation MFKKFNPKAKKRLSQSLRASAEKLESNSETRSESPSPPQPNPQRRRKPTSKKQKRRTKSFRLPVLLANFSSRFKALSQGVFRHRRPRFWFLIGTGVALGGGAIALGAGAYYIESGLPDSVDEILTYTPPGTITIEAADGTILQEIGPVTHEKLKIWQIPDRVSKAFIASEDRRFQEHQGVDLLGIARAVVTNLQAGGVVEGGSTITQQLARITFLNQERNVGRKFKEMRLAKKIEENFDKEQILERYLNLVYLGSGAYGIADAAWVYFSKPVGELTLAEAATLAGIVPAPSVYSPLDNPKAAKERRNQVIRKMQAQGLITAQEAEAAIASPLEVKQGKLKRLERKAPYFTEYIQKELPKYVSPEVLKAGGIVVETTLNPRWQKHAEETIERTVERYGKWQRFEQAAIVAIDPRNGQIKAMVGGTDFGKNEFNRVTQAKRQPGSTFKTFVYTTAIAAGFSPNRRFPDAEYVVDGYKPENYGDRYSGAQVSMRNAISDSLNVVAVRVLVEVGWNPIIKIAQKMGIESKLFPTYSLALGASEVNLLELTSAYGTLANRGVRQPPYGISRILDRRGKIIYQANFKAQEAIDPDTAAIVTWMLRGVVDGGTGVAAQIGRPVAGKTGTSDKARDLWFVGYIPQLVTGVWLGNDNNQATWGQSSTAAATWRQFMLEATEDIPSESFPDLPGRIEGRQGTIKAEPIKPRRSYYNYTTATNPDGERVGAVGEASVPRRRQRLRRSRSTATYARPERRVYRPRQSRSGYSRRVAPVPVNRAPEPAPVPTPAPQPTTAPAAPPPASTFTPPAPPASRKD, from the coding sequence GTGTTCAAAAAATTCAACCCCAAGGCAAAAAAACGGTTGAGTCAATCTCTTCGCGCGAGCGCCGAGAAATTGGAGTCTAACTCCGAAACTCGCTCGGAATCGCCTTCCCCTCCTCAACCTAACCCACAGAGGCGACGAAAACCCACCTCAAAAAAACAGAAACGAAGAACTAAATCGTTTCGTCTTCCCGTCCTGTTGGCTAATTTTTCCAGTCGTTTCAAAGCACTTTCTCAAGGAGTTTTTCGCCATCGTCGTCCCAGATTTTGGTTTTTGATAGGTACGGGGGTTGCCCTGGGCGGCGGCGCGATCGCGCTTGGTGCGGGAGCGTACTATATAGAAAGCGGATTGCCGGATTCGGTAGATGAAATCTTGACCTATACTCCGCCAGGAACGATAACGATCGAAGCAGCCGATGGCACGATATTGCAAGAAATCGGTCCGGTGACTCACGAAAAACTAAAAATATGGCAAATTCCCGATCGCGTTAGCAAAGCGTTTATTGCCAGCGAAGACCGCCGCTTTCAAGAACACCAGGGAGTCGATCTCTTGGGCATTGCCAGAGCCGTCGTTACCAACCTGCAAGCCGGGGGAGTGGTAGAGGGAGGCAGTACCATTACCCAGCAGCTAGCTCGCATCACATTCTTAAACCAAGAGCGCAACGTCGGACGCAAGTTCAAAGAAATGCGACTGGCAAAAAAAATTGAGGAAAATTTTGATAAAGAGCAAATTTTAGAGCGCTATCTCAATCTCGTGTATCTGGGGTCGGGCGCGTATGGCATTGCCGACGCAGCCTGGGTTTATTTTAGCAAACCCGTAGGCGAACTAACCCTGGCGGAAGCGGCAACGCTGGCAGGAATCGTTCCAGCTCCCAGCGTTTATTCGCCGCTAGACAATCCTAAAGCCGCCAAGGAACGTAGAAATCAAGTTATCAGAAAGATGCAAGCTCAAGGGTTGATTACAGCCCAAGAAGCCGAAGCGGCGATCGCCTCGCCTTTAGAAGTAAAGCAAGGCAAGCTGAAGCGTTTGGAACGGAAAGCGCCTTACTTTACCGAATACATTCAAAAAGAACTTCCCAAGTACGTATCTCCAGAGGTACTCAAGGCGGGAGGAATCGTCGTCGAAACGACGCTTAACCCTCGCTGGCAGAAACATGCCGAAGAAACCATCGAGAGAACCGTAGAGCGCTATGGCAAATGGCAGCGTTTCGAGCAAGCGGCTATTGTTGCCATCGATCCCCGCAACGGTCAAATTAAAGCAATGGTTGGAGGAACGGATTTTGGCAAAAATGAATTCAATCGCGTAACGCAAGCCAAACGCCAACCCGGTTCGACCTTTAAAACCTTTGTCTATACAACGGCGATCGCGGCGGGTTTTTCGCCCAATCGTCGTTTTCCAGACGCGGAATACGTCGTCGATGGCTACAAACCAGAAAACTACGGCGACAGGTATAGCGGCGCTCAAGTCTCTATGCGCAACGCGATTTCTGACTCGCTTAATGTCGTAGCCGTGCGGGTGCTGGTAGAGGTCGGTTGGAATCCAATTATCAAAATCGCCCAAAAAATGGGCATCGAATCGAAGCTTTTCCCCACCTATTCGCTTGCCTTGGGCGCGTCCGAAGTCAATCTTCTAGAACTGACCAGCGCTTATGGCACGCTAGCCAATCGAGGCGTTCGCCAACCTCCTTACGGAATTAGTCGCATTCTCGATCGCCGGGGAAAGATTATCTATCAAGCGAACTTTAAAGCTCAAGAAGCGATCGATCCGGATACGGCAGCGATCGTAACCTGGATGTTGCGAGGGGTGGTCGATGGCGGAACCGGCGTTGCTGCCCAAATCGGGCGACCCGTAGCGGGGAAAACGGGCACCTCTGACAAAGCTCGCGACCTATGGTTCGTTGGCTATATCCCTCAATTAGTGACCGGAGTCTGGCTGGGTAACGACAATAATCAAGCCACTTGGGGTCAAAGCAGTACGGCGGCGGCTACCTGGCGGCAATTTATGTTAGAAGCGACTGAAGATATACCTAGCGAATCTTTTCCAGATCTTCCCGGTCGAATAGAGGGTCGCCAAGGAACCATCAAAGCCGAACCAATTAAGCCCAGGCGCAGTTATTATAATTACACCACGGCAACTAACCCGGATGGCGAACGAGTCGGTGCTGTGGGTGAAGCTAGCGTCCCTAGAAGGAGACAGCGTTTGCGACGCAGTAGAAGCACCGCTACCTACGCTCGACCGGAACGAAGAGTTTATCGCCCTCGGCAATCGCGATCGGGATATTCTCGTCGGGTAGCGCCCGTGCCAGTCAATCGAGCACCAGAACCCGCTCCTGTTCCGACTCCCGCTCCCCAACCGACGACGGCTCCAGCAGCTCCCCCTCCTGCTTCTACTTTTACTCCCCCAGCCCCTCCCGCCTCTCGAAAAGATTAA
- a CDS encoding tocopherol cyclase family protein, translated as MANSLQTPHSGYHWDGNGDRFFEGWYYRVTLPEWGQSFGFMYSIDDPIGGKPHSGGAAQILGAGDRYLWRTFPDVRSFWGARDYLGLGHARRTNGKHSCQRLAPASFEREMHEGYQATATLNQGYIQDPGSQFYCRWHYEIQPIYGWGNPNLPQQATGGLMSYLPIFEPGWQILMAHGLATGWIDWNGDRYNFTNAPAYSEKNWGRSFPQKWFWINCNSFICHPDLALTAGGGRRKVLWWMESVGLICLHYQGKFYEFVPWNSQVSWRVQPWGRWEMQARNHQFEILLIGKCDRSGTLVRVPTEEGLSFRCRDTMNGRLLLELREINGRTLLRAESFLCGLEVGGAPWDEAWVF; from the coding sequence ATGGCAAATTCACTCCAAACCCCGCATAGCGGCTATCACTGGGATGGTAATGGCGATCGCTTTTTTGAAGGGTGGTACTATCGAGTCACTCTTCCCGAATGGGGGCAAAGCTTTGGCTTTATGTATTCGATCGACGATCCCATCGGAGGTAAACCTCACAGTGGCGGTGCGGCTCAAATCCTCGGTGCGGGCGATCGCTATCTTTGGCGCACCTTTCCCGACGTGCGGAGTTTTTGGGGCGCGAGAGATTATCTAGGTTTGGGGCACGCCAGACGGACTAATGGAAAACATTCCTGCCAACGACTCGCTCCTGCCTCGTTTGAGCGAGAAATGCACGAGGGATATCAAGCCACCGCAACGTTAAATCAAGGCTATATTCAAGATCCGGGCAGTCAGTTTTATTGCCGATGGCACTACGAAATCCAGCCAATCTATGGCTGGGGCAATCCCAATTTACCTCAACAAGCGACTGGCGGTTTAATGTCTTATTTGCCTATTTTTGAACCCGGATGGCAGATTTTAATGGCTCATGGCTTGGCGACGGGATGGATCGATTGGAATGGCGATCGCTATAATTTTACTAATGCCCCAGCCTATAGCGAAAAAAACTGGGGTCGTTCTTTTCCACAAAAGTGGTTCTGGATTAACTGTAATAGTTTTATTTGCCATCCCGATCTTGCTTTAACTGCCGGCGGGGGAAGAAGAAAAGTCTTGTGGTGGATGGAGTCGGTTGGGTTAATTTGCCTTCACTACCAGGGCAAGTTTTATGAGTTCGTGCCTTGGAATTCCCAAGTCAGTTGGCGAGTTCAGCCGTGGGGAAGGTGGGAGATGCAAGCGAGAAATCATCAATTTGAAATATTGCTTATTGGAAAGTGCGATCGCTCTGGAACTTTGGTGCGCGTGCCGACAGAAGAGGGTTTAAGCTTTCGCTGTCGGGATACGATGAATGGGCGATTATTGTTAGAATTGCGAGAAATTAATGGGAGAACGCTTCTGAGAGCAGAGAGTTTTTTATGCGGTTTGGAAGTCGGTGGCGCACCCTGGGATGAAGCTTGGGTGTTTTAA
- the rplU gene encoding 50S ribosomal protein L21, whose amino-acid sequence MSYAIIETGGKQLRVEPGRFYDIELLPVEADGKYTIDKVLLVNHDGEVTIGQPFVEGAIVEGTVMRHLRGRKVIVYKMKPKKKTRKKRGHRQELTRLMIDLIGLNGTVIASASTQAQTAATPAEESSASESETQETTKASAKKK is encoded by the coding sequence ATGAGTTACGCAATTATTGAGACTGGCGGTAAGCAACTACGGGTAGAACCGGGTCGCTTTTATGATATCGAACTCCTTCCTGTCGAAGCAGATGGTAAATATACCATAGACAAAGTTTTACTGGTAAACCACGATGGCGAAGTCACCATCGGTCAGCCTTTCGTCGAAGGCGCGATCGTAGAAGGTACGGTAATGAGACATCTGCGAGGACGGAAAGTCATCGTCTACAAGATGAAACCAAAGAAGAAAACCCGTAAAAAGCGGGGACATCGCCAGGAACTTACTCGCCTGATGATTGATTTGATCGGTCTTAATGGAACGGTCATCGCCTCTGCATCCACCCAGGCACAGACAGCAGCAACACCCGCCGAAGAAAGTTCTGCAAGCGAGTCTGAGACCCAAGAAACAACCAAAGCCTCAGCGAAAAAAAAATAA
- a CDS encoding cyanophycinase: MEEKSHRGELVIIGGAEDKSGDCNVLREFVRRAGGTKARIAVLTAATSLPGEVGEEYMHIFERLGVEDVRVVDTERRDDAERPENLEIIEKATGVFFTGGDQARIIEYIKGTKLDELLHQRHTQGMVVGGTSAGAAMMPDVMIIEGDSETNPRADVVEMEPGMGFLPGIVIDQHFAQRGRLGRLIAALVQQPADLGFGIDEDTAIIVNGDEVRVVGRGSVTIVDESEATYNNLDKVLKDEPIAVCGVELHVLPHGFRFNLKTRQPVVSQTNPPAVIAS, translated from the coding sequence ATGGAAGAAAAAAGCCATCGGGGGGAATTGGTGATTATTGGCGGTGCAGAGGACAAAAGCGGAGATTGTAATGTCTTGCGCGAGTTTGTGCGCCGCGCCGGAGGAACTAAAGCTAGGATTGCTGTATTAACCGCTGCAACTAGCTTACCCGGTGAAGTCGGAGAAGAATATATGCACATATTCGAGCGACTGGGTGTTGAAGACGTGCGCGTTGTCGATACCGAACGTCGCGATGATGCCGAACGCCCAGAAAATTTAGAAATTATCGAGAAGGCAACGGGGGTATTTTTTACGGGAGGAGATCAAGCTCGCATTATTGAATATATCAAAGGCACTAAACTCGACGAGTTACTTCATCAACGGCATACCCAAGGAATGGTCGTAGGCGGTACGAGTGCGGGAGCTGCCATGATGCCCGATGTCATGATTATAGAAGGCGACTCCGAAACTAACCCCCGTGCGGATGTGGTAGAAATGGAACCGGGTATGGGCTTTTTACCGGGGATTGTTATCGACCAGCACTTTGCCCAACGCGGACGGCTAGGACGCTTAATCGCAGCGCTAGTCCAGCAGCCCGCCGATTTAGGATTCGGCATCGACGAGGATACGGCAATAATCGTCAATGGCGATGAAGTGAGAGTGGTCGGGCGCGGCTCTGTTACGATTGTGGATGAATCTGAAGCAACTTATAATAATTTAGATAAAGTGCTAAAAGACGAACCCATAGCTGTGTGTGGAGTCGAATTGCACGTTCTGCCCCATGGATTCCGCTTTAATCTGAAAACTCGCCAACCAGTTGTTTCTCAAACTAATCCTCCAGCCGTGATCGCAAGTTAG
- a CDS encoding type II toxin-antitoxin system PemK/MazF family toxin → MPLPQGLTTYGVVLSDQIRVFDWQVRNAQFVENAPQELIDEVLARLAPLVT, encoded by the coding sequence GTGCCTCTCCCTCAAGGACTGACAACTTATGGGGTAGTTTTATCCGACCAAATTCGCGTATTTGATTGGCAAGTTAGAAATGCTCAATTTGTCGAAAACGCTCCCCAAGAGTTGATTGATGAAGTTTTAGCTCGATTAGCACCTTTAGTAACGTGA
- a CDS encoding helix-turn-helix domain-containing protein gives MRSESKPYNKDCNRQRTQERAEALSLSAQGWKVSEIASHLNRASNPVRQTFYRWLSQGREGLFDAQRSGRAKKWKEEELKLLETGLSEEQRTYNSRQLSKKKRLAREKNERKFKEKPKSPAKSEKGSRIGNAETP, from the coding sequence TTGAGAAGCGAAAGCAAGCCTTACAACAAGGACTGCAACCGGCAACGAACCCAAGAAAGAGCCGAAGCTTTGAGCTTAAGCGCCCAAGGGTGGAAAGTGTCGGAGATTGCCAGTCATCTTAACCGTGCATCGAATCCAGTCCGCCAAACATTTTACCGATGGTTAAGTCAAGGAAGAGAGGGATTATTTGATGCACAGCGTTCGGGGAGAGCCAAGAAATGGAAAGAAGAAGAGCTAAAGTTATTAGAGACCGGTCTTTCTGAAGAACAAAGAACCTATAATAGCCGTCAACTTTCAAAAAAAAAAAGACTGGCGAGGGAAAAGAACGAAAGAAAGTTTAAAGAGAAACCAAAATCCCCAGCAAAAAGCGAAAAAGGTAGCCGAATTGGAAACGCTGAAACGCCATGA
- a CDS encoding Uma2 family endonuclease: MVTLKLEPVIHLSAEQFTQLCYANPDAKLELTARGELVVMSPTGGESGMRNSWLTAQLTVWAKKDGTGVAFDSSTMFQLPSGAFRSPDASWIQRSRWENLTDQQRQTFPPIAPDFVVELRSPSDSLKELQNKMQEYLDNGVRLGWLLDPMLKTVEIYRIGQPVEVLTNPTQLDGENVLPGFVLDLGGIL; this comes from the coding sequence ATGGTTACGTTGAAGTTAGAACCAGTCATTCATTTGAGCGCCGAACAGTTTACCCAACTGTGTTATGCCAATCCCGATGCCAAACTAGAACTGACCGCGCGAGGAGAATTAGTTGTCATGTCGCCCACGGGTGGAGAAAGCGGAATGAGAAATAGTTGGCTGACAGCTCAATTGACGGTTTGGGCAAAAAAAGACGGTACGGGCGTAGCTTTTGATTCTTCAACCATGTTTCAATTGCCTAGTGGTGCTTTCCGTTCTCCCGATGCTAGTTGGATACAACGTTCTCGCTGGGAAAATTTAACCGACCAACAAAGACAAACGTTTCCTCCCATAGCCCCAGATTTTGTCGTCGAATTGCGATCTCCATCGGATAGCCTCAAAGAACTGCAAAACAAAATGCAAGAATATCTCGATAATGGGGTGCGATTGGGATGGTTGCTCGACCCGATGCTCAAAACCGTGGAAATTTATAGAATCGGACAACCCGTAGAAGTTTTAACCAACCCAACTCAGTTGGATGGAGAGAATGTACTGCCAGGTTTTGTGTTGGATTTGGGAGGAATTCTTTAA
- a CDS encoding AbrB/MazE/SpoVT family DNA-binding domain-containing protein, with the protein MHLNEGDEVTFSVEGSRLVVTPVRRRKYTLSELLDGMSEENLHSEIDWGEPMGREVW; encoded by the coding sequence ATTCATCTCAACGAAGGGGATGAAGTTACCTTTTCTGTTGAAGGCTCCCGATTAGTTGTTACACCAGTTCGTCGCAGGAAATACACGCTTTCTGAACTCCTCGATGGGATGAGCGAGGAGAATTTACACTCGGAAATCGATTGGGGAGAGCCAATGGGGCGAGAAGTATGGTAG